In Paraflavitalea devenefica, the following are encoded in one genomic region:
- a CDS encoding AsmA family protein — MSSSFKRITVKLLKLTGISFGIALLLMFLLPYIFPGFVSTKIKQWARSSINAELDFSKARLSFFRHFPALTLTLYDLSLKGSVPFEKETLVQSEEISLGVDLFSLFSSETSVDKIFLTNANINILVDKDGHANYNIYQSKSNDTTKVSTDSSGVALKIEKILIEKSRLVYNDQSIPMLLNMKGLFYEGTGDLSKAIFDLHTHMEVDSLDFYYDSQPYVVSKKINADLITKINTNSLALFFEQNDLTINKLPLRFNGKFEFLPNGYDMDFMLKSAESDLHDILTGLPPEVTKWLDKTDVKGFGDIDATLKGKYIADSSIMPDLTLNVKIRNGYIAHAAAPSPVTNLFLNLQSKLPQLNTDSLQVTVDSIFFNIDKDYFSSVIRLKGLNTPQVYAKVNSEMDLEKWDRAIGFDQFDLKGKYKVHLLADGVYATAVVPKGVRGTDTIVSSIPRFTLRSSLSNGYFKYNSLPQAVNNISFNLDASCPDHNYKNTNLSIENINASVLNNFIKGFVKLGNSKDFPVNAHLQSVFNLADIKSFYPLDSMTLAGNLHIDVQTNGKYIPAKKVFPVTQATLTVRDGSIQTKYYPAPLENIQVSAVVTSRKGSMKDLSVQITPVAFRFEGQPFFVKADLQNFDNLRYNIASKGTLDIGRIYKVFARQGYDLKGFIETNLSLRGLQSDATGGHYDRLFNAGTMKLHDVTLRADIFPVPFLIRSGVFRFQQDKMWFDAFKVNYGKSQLTLNGHLSNVINYMMEKGTPLKGEFDLKTNYLLVDEFMAYAGTTGTAPAGNGAPAIAATGVVMVPDDLAVTFRADARKVHYNGIDLKDFKGLVSIDSGAIKLQETGFQLIDAPVVMSGSYKSLTPRKAVFDYHLNAKEFDVKKAYKEIQLFHDLVPAAEKAEGIISLDYQLAGRLNENMQPVYPSLKGGGVLSVKKVKMKGWKLFSVVSKETSKDIDNPDLSKVDIKSAINKNLITVDRTRMKVSVFKLRFEGQTSFDGKLNLKLRVGLPPFGIIGIPVHVTGTQDKPVVRLRRGKNGELEQTEDAEEGKEELQ, encoded by the coding sequence ATGTCATCGTCCTTCAAAAGGATAACCGTTAAATTGCTGAAGCTGACCGGTATCTCTTTCGGCATTGCCCTCCTGTTAATGTTTCTGCTGCCCTATATCTTTCCCGGCTTTGTTTCTACCAAAATCAAGCAATGGGCCCGGAGCAGTATCAACGCAGAGCTGGATTTTTCCAAAGCCCGCCTTTCCTTTTTCCGCCATTTCCCCGCTCTTACCCTCACCTTATACGATCTTTCGCTCAAAGGTTCTGTCCCCTTTGAAAAAGAGACACTGGTACAATCAGAAGAGATCTCCCTGGGGGTAGACCTGTTCAGCCTGTTCTCCAGCGAAACCAGTGTTGACAAAATATTCCTTACCAATGCCAATATCAATATCCTGGTAGATAAAGATGGCCATGCCAACTACAACATCTATCAGTCCAAAAGCAATGACACCACTAAGGTGTCCACAGATTCTTCCGGCGTAGCCCTGAAAATTGAAAAGATCCTCATTGAGAAAAGCCGCCTTGTATACAATGACCAGTCCATTCCCATGCTGCTCAACATGAAAGGACTTTTCTATGAAGGTACCGGCGACCTCAGTAAAGCGATCTTCGACCTCCATACTCACATGGAAGTGGACTCCCTCGACTTTTATTATGACAGCCAGCCTTATGTGGTTTCCAAAAAGATCAATGCCGACCTCATTACCAAGATCAATACCAACTCGCTGGCCCTCTTCTTTGAGCAGAATGACCTTACCATTAATAAGCTCCCGCTCCGGTTCAATGGGAAATTCGAATTCCTCCCTAATGGCTATGACATGGACTTTATGTTGAAGTCTGCGGAGAGTGACCTGCATGATATCTTAACCGGCCTGCCGCCGGAAGTGACCAAATGGCTCGACAAAACAGATGTAAAAGGTTTTGGCGACATTGACGCCACCCTGAAAGGCAAATACATAGCCGATAGCAGTATCATGCCCGACCTGACCCTCAATGTGAAGATCCGGAACGGGTACATTGCACATGCTGCTGCTCCATCACCAGTCACCAATCTGTTCCTTAACCTGCAATCCAAACTCCCCCAATTGAATACCGACAGTCTACAGGTGACCGTTGATTCCATCTTTTTTAATATAGACAAAGACTATTTCAGCTCGGTCATCCGCCTCAAGGGGTTGAACACGCCCCAGGTATATGCTAAGGTGAACAGTGAAATGGACCTGGAGAAATGGGACAGGGCTATTGGGTTTGATCAGTTTGACCTCAAAGGGAAATACAAGGTACACCTGCTGGCGGACGGAGTGTACGCAACGGCTGTAGTACCCAAAGGCGTCCGCGGTACCGATACCATCGTAAGCAGTATTCCCCGGTTTACCCTGCGCTCATCGCTGTCTAACGGTTATTTTAAATACAATTCCCTGCCTCAGGCGGTCAACAATATCAGCTTTAATCTCGATGCTTCCTGTCCCGATCACAACTATAAGAACACCAACCTCTCCATAGAAAACATCAATGCCTCGGTATTGAACAACTTTATCAAAGGCTTTGTGAAATTGGGCAACAGTAAGGATTTCCCGGTAAATGCACATTTGCAAAGCGTATTTAACCTGGCAGATATAAAAAGCTTTTACCCGCTGGACAGCATGACCCTGGCCGGTAACCTCCATATTGATGTACAAACCAATGGAAAGTACATCCCTGCCAAAAAGGTTTTCCCGGTAACGCAGGCCACGCTTACCGTACGGGATGGCAGCATTCAAACAAAATACTATCCGGCCCCCTTAGAAAATATACAGGTAAGCGCTGTGGTTACCAGCCGCAAGGGCTCTATGAAAGACCTGTCGGTACAAATTACCCCGGTCGCTTTCCGTTTTGAAGGGCAGCCTTTCTTTGTAAAAGCCGATCTGCAAAACTTCGACAACCTCCGGTACAATATTGCCTCCAAGGGAACGCTGGACATTGGAAGAATATACAAGGTCTTTGCCCGGCAGGGATATGACCTCAAAGGATTTATTGAAACCAACCTTTCCCTGCGCGGCCTTCAGAGCGACGCCACAGGCGGCCACTATGATCGGTTGTTTAACGCCGGCACCATGAAGCTGCACGATGTAACGCTTCGCGCCGATATCTTCCCCGTTCCTTTCCTTATCCGTTCAGGTGTCTTCCGGTTTCAGCAGGATAAAATGTGGTTCGATGCTTTTAAGGTAAACTATGGTAAAAGCCAGCTCACCCTCAATGGCCACCTCTCCAATGTGATTAATTACATGATGGAAAAAGGCACGCCCCTGAAAGGAGAATTTGACCTGAAAACCAATTACCTGCTGGTAGATGAATTCATGGCTTATGCCGGTACTACGGGTACTGCGCCTGCAGGCAATGGAGCCCCTGCAATAGCGGCTACAGGCGTGGTAATGGTGCCGGATGACCTTGCGGTAACATTCAGGGCCGATGCCCGCAAAGTACACTACAATGGCATAGACCTGAAAGATTTCAAAGGGTTGGTCAGTATTGACAGCGGCGCCATCAAACTACAGGAAACCGGCTTTCAGCTCATTGATGCCCCGGTGGTCATGAGCGGAAGTTATAAGAGCCTTACTCCCCGCAAAGCAGTATTTGATTATCACCTGAACGCGAAAGAGTTTGATGTAAAGAAGGCTTACAAGGAGATACAACTGTTCCATGACCTGGTACCTGCGGCTGAAAAAGCAGAAGGTATTATTTCGCTGGACTACCAGCTTGCCGGCCGGCTGAATGAAAACATGCAACCGGTTTATCCTTCCTTAAAAGGCGGGGGTGTGTTATCGGTGAAGAAAGTAAAAATGAAAGGGTGGAAGCTGTTCAGCGTGGTCAGTAAAGAAACAAGCAAAGACATTGACAATCCCGATCTGTCTAAAGTAGACATAAAATCTGCCATCAATAAGAACCTCATCACTGTTGACCGCACACGCATGAAGGTATCGGTATTCAAACTGCGCTTTGAAGGTCAAACCAGTTTCGATGGAAAGCTCAACCTGAAACTGAGGGTAGGGCTTCCCCCGTTTGGCATCATCGGCATTCCGGTGCATGTAACAGGTACGCAGGACAAGCCGGTCGTACGTTTACGCAGGGGCAAAAATGGTGAGCTTGAACAAACTGAAGACGCGGAAGAGGGCAAGGAAGAACTGCAATAA
- a CDS encoding DUF4249 family protein, which translates to MKHYKLYIVALIALYSLSSCEKVIDLNVSDGQKLPYVDAWITDKPGKQVIKFQRAVNYLENKEPEVITGAQIAVTDITDNKTYNFTFQNGAYEYDAGAAAIGIVGHEYKLTISWDGQQFEATDKLNRVAAIDSIVYKYQEGDDLEADEEVGYYADFYARDLPGATDYTWIRTYKNGSLNYHVNEMVAIDASFYEDASDGYTFIEPFREGITSGEHPYQKGDVVKVLLRSMSKPTYDFMDQLLDQLYSGGLFAEVLQNVPSNIFNKQTTGKTKIYGWFGTVAESELSKTIQ; encoded by the coding sequence ATGAAGCATTATAAATTATATATAGTTGCACTCATAGCATTGTACAGCCTTTCTTCCTGTGAAAAAGTAATAGATCTCAATGTGTCCGACGGACAGAAGCTGCCCTATGTGGATGCCTGGATCACCGACAAACCGGGTAAGCAGGTCATCAAATTCCAGCGGGCAGTCAACTATCTCGAAAACAAAGAGCCCGAAGTGATCACCGGCGCACAGATCGCTGTGACAGATATTACAGATAATAAGACGTATAATTTCACCTTCCAGAACGGCGCCTACGAATACGATGCCGGCGCTGCCGCTATCGGCATTGTTGGCCACGAGTATAAATTGACCATTAGCTGGGATGGCCAGCAGTTTGAAGCTACCGATAAACTGAACCGGGTAGCCGCCATTGATTCCATCGTTTATAAATACCAGGAAGGGGACGATCTGGAAGCCGATGAAGAAGTTGGTTATTATGCAGATTTCTATGCAAGAGACCTGCCCGGCGCTACCGATTATACCTGGATCCGCACCTATAAAAATGGCAGCCTTAATTATCATGTTAATGAAATGGTGGCTATTGACGCTTCCTTTTACGAGGACGCTTCTGATGGCTACACCTTCATTGAGCCTTTCCGGGAAGGCATCACCTCTGGTGAACACCCCTACCAAAAAGGAGATGTGGTAAAAGTTTTGCTCCGTTCCATGAGTAAGCCTACCTATGATTTCATGGATCAGTTGCTGGATCAGTTGTACAGTGGCGGACTGTTTGCCGAAGTATTACAAAATGTACCCTCCAATATTTTTAATAAACAAACAACCGGCAAAACGAAGATCTATGGTTGGTTTGGTACCGTAGCCGAATCCGAACTTTCTAAAACAATACAATAA
- a CDS encoding TonB-dependent receptor has translation MLRSTIRFLSLFLTLLTFHEAVLAQTGKPLTVSGYVRDAASGEVLINATINVSPTGATVQSNAYGYFSITLPAGKYTINVSYTGYSLYKTEIDLTASKTLEVTMQTAAAEMDQVVVTGEKRLRRTNTVALGIQQMSMAQIKKIPAFMGEPDVVKALLTLPGITSVGEGAAGFNVRGGNVDENLIIMDEAPVYNSSHLLGFFSVFNPDAVKNVTLYKSAFPAEYGGRTSSVLDIRMKEGNNQKLSVNGGISTIFSRISIEGPIQKDKSSFIVAARRSYIDVLAKPFLEGDNKLYFYDVTAKANLEINDKNTIYLSGYFGRDVFGFGGDAGFEWGNTAGTFRWNHLFTPRLFLNTSVYYSKYDYKLFFSNADNELSERYDWKSDIQTYGVKPSLTWFINNKHQLKTGVNVVYYNFYPGQGIAFSEGIKNDITLKKRYGSEMAAWAEDTWKLSPKWQIQGGVRFNRYSYLGNTTLYHFRDTTANVRKPLDREEVVTSKKPVISWNFFEPRLSVRYELKKNTFLKAGYARSSQYLHLLSNTASPTPVDLYFPSTNNIKPSVTDQVSVGVVTIPESLPLEFSAEVFYKKMDDVLDYIDNANLELNQLVEGDLLTGKGRAMGLELEVKKETGKWQGWVNYTLSKSERKTPGISKNEWYLSRYDRTHVVNAMVSYSHNKKWDFSATFNLGSGTPATFPDVRMDIQGMPVPYNSTEKRNNYRLPAYHRLDLAATMKGRQGKKFKQEWVFGIYNVYARQNAYTVYFRQNEDEPQKKEAVKLAIIGSIMPAITWNFKF, from the coding sequence ATGTTACGTTCCACCATTCGCTTTTTATCCTTGTTCCTAACCTTGTTAACTTTTCATGAGGCCGTACTTGCCCAGACTGGAAAACCATTGACCGTCAGCGGCTATGTCCGTGATGCCGCCAGCGGCGAAGTGCTGATCAACGCTACGATTAATGTGAGCCCGACAGGCGCCACCGTGCAATCCAATGCTTACGGTTATTTTTCCATTACGCTGCCGGCCGGCAAGTATACCATCAATGTAAGTTATACAGGGTATAGCCTCTACAAAACAGAGATAGACCTTACAGCCAGTAAAACATTGGAAGTTACCATGCAAACTGCCGCCGCTGAAATGGACCAGGTAGTAGTGACCGGCGAAAAAAGATTGCGCAGAACCAATACCGTGGCATTGGGCATCCAGCAAATGAGCATGGCGCAGATCAAAAAAATACCTGCTTTCATGGGCGAACCGGACGTGGTGAAGGCATTATTGACATTACCCGGTATCACCTCCGTAGGGGAAGGTGCGGCAGGATTTAATGTGCGGGGAGGTAATGTAGATGAGAATCTTATCATCATGGATGAAGCGCCTGTCTATAATTCTTCCCACCTGCTCGGTTTTTTCTCCGTTTTCAATCCCGATGCGGTGAAGAATGTAACCCTGTATAAAAGCGCCTTCCCGGCCGAATATGGTGGCCGCACCTCTTCTGTGTTGGACATTCGCATGAAAGAAGGCAACAACCAAAAACTCTCCGTGAATGGCGGTATCAGCACCATCTTTAGTCGCATATCCATTGAAGGCCCTATTCAGAAAGATAAATCCTCGTTCATTGTGGCTGCCCGCCGCTCTTATATTGATGTATTGGCCAAACCCTTCCTCGAAGGTGATAATAAATTGTACTTCTATGATGTCACTGCCAAGGCCAACCTGGAGATCAATGATAAGAATACCATCTACCTCAGTGGTTATTTTGGACGTGATGTATTTGGTTTTGGGGGTGATGCCGGTTTCGAATGGGGCAATACCGCCGGCACCTTTCGCTGGAACCACCTTTTTACGCCCCGCCTCTTCCTGAATACCAGTGTATATTATTCAAAATATGACTACAAGCTGTTCTTCAGCAATGCGGACAACGAGCTTAGTGAAAGATACGATTGGAAATCAGACATCCAGACCTACGGCGTAAAACCATCGCTCACCTGGTTCATCAACAACAAACACCAGTTAAAAACAGGTGTGAACGTAGTATATTATAATTTTTATCCCGGCCAGGGGATAGCCTTCAGCGAAGGAATTAAAAATGATATTACGCTCAAAAAGCGGTATGGCTCAGAAATGGCTGCCTGGGCAGAAGATACCTGGAAACTCAGTCCCAAATGGCAGATACAGGGTGGCGTGCGGTTCAACCGCTATTCTTATCTTGGCAATACTACTTTGTATCATTTCCGCGATACTACGGCCAATGTTCGTAAGCCGCTGGACCGGGAAGAAGTGGTGACCAGCAAAAAGCCCGTTATCTCCTGGAACTTCTTTGAGCCCCGCCTTTCTGTGCGGTATGAATTAAAGAAAAACACTTTCCTCAAAGCAGGTTATGCCCGCAGTTCCCAATACCTGCACCTGTTGTCCAATACCGCGTCGCCTACACCGGTCGATCTGTATTTCCCCAGCACCAACAACATCAAACCTTCTGTGACCGATCAGGTATCGGTGGGTGTGGTTACCATCCCGGAGTCCCTTCCCCTTGAGTTCTCTGCCGAAGTATTCTATAAAAAGATGGATGATGTGCTCGATTATATAGACAATGCCAACCTTGAACTCAACCAATTGGTAGAAGGTGATCTGTTAACAGGCAAAGGCAGGGCCATGGGCCTTGAGCTGGAGGTGAAAAAAGAAACCGGTAAATGGCAGGGATGGGTGAACTATACGCTGTCAAAATCAGAACGTAAAACACCGGGCATCAGCAAAAATGAATGGTACCTCAGCCGCTATGACCGTACCCACGTAGTTAATGCGATGGTCAGTTATTCACACAATAAGAAATGGGACTTTTCCGCCACCTTTAATCTTGGCTCAGGAACACCCGCTACTTTCCCCGATGTCCGTATGGACATACAAGGCATGCCTGTTCCCTATAACAGCACCGAAAAAAGGAACAACTACCGCCTGCCTGCCTACCACCGGTTAGATCTGGCAGCTACGATGAAGGGCCGCCAGGGTAAAAAGTTCAAACAGGAATGGGTATTTGGTATCTATAACGTGTATGCCCGTCAGAATGCGTACACCGTCTATTTCCGGCAAAATGAAGATGAGCCGCAGAAAAAAGAAGCTGTCAAGTTAGCTATTATCGGTTCTATCATGCCAGCCATCACCTGGAACTTTAAATTCTAA
- a CDS encoding DMT family transporter — protein MKNEQSKGVLLFIAGLLFAVLWSSASTATKIGLQSAQPFIICIARFFLAGGIMLLITHVVLGKRLPRGKEWKQLAIYGLLNISIYLGVYIVAMQEVAPGLGSLAVATNPVFISLMSTLLFGQRLRAITVISLLLCSAGVVLAAWPSMHSSTSTPFGIGLLMSSMLAYSVGVLYFSRQRWSDLHILTINGWQTLLGGIFLLPAAAITYQPAKNVWDMHFAGAVLWLAIPVSILAVQLWLYLLRDNAVKASFWLFLCPVSGYIIANVLMNDPIGLFTIAGMALVIAGLYLVQRKKQA, from the coding sequence TTGAAAAATGAACAGTCCAAAGGAGTACTGCTGTTTATAGCAGGATTACTTTTCGCGGTGTTATGGTCCTCAGCTTCTACCGCTACAAAGATCGGGTTGCAATCAGCGCAGCCATTTATCATTTGTATTGCGCGTTTTTTCCTGGCAGGAGGGATCATGTTATTGATTACGCATGTGGTACTGGGTAAGCGTTTACCACGGGGTAAGGAGTGGAAGCAACTGGCTATTTATGGATTACTCAATATCTCCATTTACCTGGGCGTATATATCGTAGCGATGCAGGAAGTGGCACCGGGACTGGGCTCACTGGCAGTGGCTACCAATCCTGTTTTCATCAGTCTGATGTCTACTTTATTGTTTGGCCAACGTTTACGGGCCATTACAGTTATCAGTTTATTGTTGTGCAGCGCTGGGGTGGTGCTGGCGGCCTGGCCCTCCATGCATTCCAGTACCTCTACGCCCTTTGGCATTGGCTTGCTGATGAGCAGTATGCTGGCCTATTCTGTGGGTGTATTGTATTTCTCGCGGCAACGGTGGAGCGACCTGCATATTTTAACGATCAATGGCTGGCAAACCTTGCTTGGCGGAATCTTTCTGCTACCGGCAGCGGCTATTACCTACCAGCCTGCCAAAAATGTATGGGATATGCATTTTGCGGGTGCTGTATTGTGGCTGGCCATCCCGGTATCTATCCTCGCCGTTCAGTTATGGTTGTATTTATTGCGTGATAATGCGGTAAAAGCATCCTTCTGGCTATTCCTCTGCCCGGTGTCGGGTTATATTATTGCCAATGTACTCATGAATGATCCGATCGGATTATTTACGATAGCGGGCATGGCCCTGGTAATTGCCGGCCTCTACCTCGTGCAAAGAAAAAAACAGGCCTGA
- a CDS encoding PAS domain-containing sensor histidine kinase, whose amino-acid sequence MEIFSHHTSTHTEYSRKLEESEIRFRSLIENSTDIILVIDGTGNIVYGSPSIEKFFGTKLTDLTGASAFSFMHPDDIAEHMETFMQVLSSPGVSISVKSRAYTKSNQLIWVEGIVTNMMETEGVNGIVCNFRDITERVMVEKRIQESEDLYKNLFNKSPLPTWVCCTESLRFLEANEAAVQHYGYSREEFLERTAFDITPAENQYELKELLHSGDITLHQQLIRRHVKKNKEIIFAEVLAHTINYKGHNCYLIVANDITEKIRLRHQLMEEKINGQKEIMQAAIDAQEKERAHIGRELHDNVKQILSIARVCLEHGKDNEPVQQHMVRRAAEMINTAIAELRELSKSLIQGYQQEIGLQLSIDNLLESIRIANRFHIKFDFSVMEENRLDDKLKMTLFRIIQEQLNNILTHANAGNIDISIRQLGNVLSLCVADDGKGFDVQQKRTGIGITNIINRAEIFNGHVEIDSAPGKGCRMLVNFRI is encoded by the coding sequence ATGGAAATATTCTCCCACCATACTTCCACCCATACAGAATACAGCCGTAAACTGGAGGAAAGCGAGATAAGGTTCCGTTCGCTGATCGAGAACAGCACTGATATTATTTTAGTAATAGATGGTACAGGCAATATTGTTTATGGAAGCCCTTCCATTGAAAAGTTTTTTGGGACTAAACTGACAGATCTTACCGGCGCCAGCGCTTTTAGCTTTATGCATCCGGACGATATAGCAGAACATATGGAAACATTTATGCAGGTGCTGAGCAGTCCGGGCGTGTCTATTTCTGTTAAATCGAGGGCCTATACCAAGAGCAACCAATTAATATGGGTAGAGGGCATCGTAACAAATATGATGGAAACGGAAGGAGTGAACGGCATTGTGTGCAACTTCCGTGATATAACAGAGCGGGTGATGGTGGAGAAACGGATACAGGAATCGGAAGACCTGTATAAGAACCTGTTTAATAAGAGTCCCTTACCTACCTGGGTATGCTGTACGGAATCACTCCGGTTCCTGGAAGCGAATGAGGCAGCGGTACAGCATTATGGCTACAGCAGGGAAGAGTTCCTGGAGCGTACAGCGTTTGATATAACGCCGGCAGAAAACCAGTATGAATTAAAAGAACTATTGCATTCAGGCGATATAACACTGCACCAGCAGTTGATACGCAGGCATGTGAAAAAGAACAAAGAGATCATCTTTGCAGAGGTACTGGCCCATACCATTAATTATAAAGGACATAACTGCTACCTTATTGTAGCCAATGATATTACAGAGAAGATACGCCTACGCCACCAGTTGATGGAAGAAAAGATAAACGGACAGAAGGAGATCATGCAGGCAGCCATTGACGCACAGGAAAAAGAGCGGGCCCATATTGGCCGTGAATTACATGATAATGTAAAACAAATACTCAGCATCGCCCGGGTATGTCTTGAACACGGAAAAGACAATGAGCCGGTACAGCAGCATATGGTGCGGCGGGCCGCAGAAATGATCAATACTGCCATTGCAGAACTCCGGGAGCTGTCGAAATCATTAATACAGGGGTACCAGCAGGAAATAGGCCTGCAGTTGTCTATTGACAACCTGTTGGAAAGTATCCGTATTGCCAACCGTTTTCATATTAAGTTTGACTTTTCGGTAATGGAGGAAAACCGGCTGGACGACAAATTAAAGATGACCCTGTTCCGTATTATACAGGAACAGCTTAATAATATTCTTACCCACGCAAACGCCGGTAATATTGATATCAGCATCAGGCAACTGGGTAATGTACTGAGCCTGTGCGTGGCTGATGATGGTAAAGGATTCGATGTACAACAAAAACGCACGGGTATCGGCATTACCAATATTATTAACCGGGCAGAGATCTTTAATGGTCATGTAGAGATTGACTCTGCACCGGGTAAAGGATGCCGCATGCTGGTGAATTTCAGGATATAG
- a CDS encoding acyl-CoA thioesterase, which translates to MELQSTYTIRFNDCDPLGHLNNARYIDYMLNAREDHLSQFYQLTLPQFHRQGLAWVVRKHEIQYVRPAFYTEKVTIISRLIELTEAHILVELLMYDEKQQSLKAAMWTNFTSIDPQTGKRKDHTPAFMELARIMDLHTVDLAAGIGERVKQLQAQVKAAAA; encoded by the coding sequence ATGGAATTACAAAGCACCTACACCATTCGCTTCAATGACTGTGACCCGCTTGGGCACCTCAATAATGCGCGGTACATTGATTATATGCTCAATGCCCGGGAAGACCACCTTAGTCAATTCTATCAGCTTACGCTTCCCCAGTTTCACCGGCAGGGCCTTGCCTGGGTGGTAAGAAAACATGAAATACAATATGTACGTCCTGCATTTTATACGGAGAAAGTAACCATCATTTCCCGCCTTATAGAGTTAACAGAAGCACATATTCTGGTGGAGCTTTTAATGTATGATGAAAAGCAGCAATCGCTCAAGGCTGCCATGTGGACCAATTTTACCAGCATTGATCCGCAAACCGGTAAACGTAAGGACCATACACCTGCATTTATGGAGCTTGCCCGGATCATGGACCTGCATACGGTAGACCTGGCTGCCGGGATCGGGGAGCGGGTGAAGCAATTACAGGCACAGGTGAAGGCTGCTGCAGCCTGA
- a CDS encoding TetR/AcrR family transcriptional regulator: MATKAEKTREYIIEKAAPLFNKKGYAGTSMNDIMEATGLAKGGLYGNFKNKDEIAAAAFEYSYQRLKEDLGARVGPKKTAMEKLYAILQYYRNYTVDPPIPGGCPLMNTGLDADDSYPFLKKKAKEAILEMLHVLQRILKKGIDNGEIDPGIDVKKEAEIIYAQIEGGIMMAKVADDVSMLNRMLDNLKERMKENYRSQ, from the coding sequence GTGGCTACCAAAGCAGAGAAAACGAGAGAATACATCATTGAAAAAGCAGCTCCTCTTTTTAATAAGAAAGGATATGCCGGTACTTCTATGAATGATATCATGGAGGCTACCGGACTGGCCAAAGGCGGCCTCTACGGCAACTTTAAGAATAAGGACGAAATCGCTGCCGCTGCTTTTGAATATTCTTACCAGCGCCTTAAAGAAGACCTGGGCGCCAGGGTAGGGCCTAAGAAAACAGCTATGGAAAAGCTGTATGCCATTTTACAGTATTACCGGAATTATACGGTGGATCCCCCCATACCAGGTGGATGCCCGTTGATGAATACGGGGCTGGATGCTGATGACAGCTATCCGTTCCTGAAAAAGAAAGCAAAGGAAGCCATACTGGAAATGCTCCATGTGCTGCAGCGTATCCTGAAAAAAGGAATAGATAACGGTGAAATAGATCCCGGTATTGATGTGAAGAAAGAAGCGGAGATCATCTATGCGCAGATCGAAGGCGGCATTATGATGGCCAAGGTAGCGGACGATGTTTCCATGCTCAACCGCATGCTGGATAACCTGAAGGAGCGAATGAAAGAGAATTACAGGAGCCAATAA
- a CDS encoding RNA polymerase sigma factor gives MDRALINSIRAGNELAFRQAYDLFHEKLYAWFLLKTKSADEGKELVQLTFIKLWRFRSKLNPALSLSAQIFRIAKTSLIDMLRQHAVSRTVPLQAIEQTDSSSVMVPLPTNDDQLTTVLESLAHLPPMRRRIIRFRLEGLSNKEIADSLSISKKTVENQVNRAVREIRKMNEPASLLLLLLSGPEMFL, from the coding sequence ATGGATAGGGCACTGATAAATAGCATTCGCGCCGGTAATGAACTTGCGTTCCGGCAGGCTTATGATTTGTTTCATGAAAAACTGTATGCCTGGTTCCTGCTTAAAACAAAATCGGCCGATGAGGGAAAGGAACTGGTACAATTGACTTTCATTAAACTGTGGCGTTTCCGCAGTAAACTGAACCCGGCACTTTCTCTGTCTGCACAAATATTCCGCATTGCAAAAACAAGCCTGATTGATATGCTCCGCCAACATGCCGTCAGCAGAACGGTCCCCCTGCAGGCCATTGAGCAAACAGACTCCTCTTCAGTGATGGTACCCTTGCCCACCAATGATGATCAGCTTACTACCGTACTGGAAAGCCTTGCCCACCTGCCGCCTATGCGCCGGCGCATTATCCGCTTTCGCCTGGAAGGATTATCGAATAAAGAGATAGCAGATTCACTTTCCATTTCCAAAAAGACCGTTGAAAACCAGGTAAACCGGGCAGTACGTGAAATCCGCAAGATGAATGAGCCTGCTTCTTTACTGCTGCTCCTGCTGTCGGGCCCTGAAATGTTCCTGTAA